In Helicoverpa zea isolate HzStark_Cry1AcR chromosome 3, ilHelZeax1.1, whole genome shotgun sequence, the following proteins share a genomic window:
- the LOC124646083 gene encoding NADH dehydrogenase (ubiquinone) complex I, assembly factor 6 isoform X1 gives MNTHKLFVRVLDFSHSMKMQSRTVMKEATYSKTSLNYCADIVKQHDYENFLATLLMTQTIRSPALVLRAFNVEIARIQDITSDSQTAAFRLQFWQDALRGIYNKEQTLQNVPANPVAQELFKICCCYGLQRRHLEKLITSRSNLLKSKYFRSLEDVERYAEESVSSIYYLILKVAGIKDMHADHAASHLGKAQGIANILRSVRVSSQHKIVSLPMDILMKYKISQENVLRCIDNEEMRNASFEIASRANSHLEKARKINVPQLSKQIFLPAVAIHKYLAKLEKKNFNIFDKTLMYASPTLPIALYYNRMRNKY, from the exons ATGAATACACACAAGCTTTTCGTTCGAGTTCTTGATTTTTCTCACTCCATGAAAATGCAGTCTAGAACTGTTATGAAAGAAGCTACATATAGCAAAACATCGCTTAACTATTGTGCAGATATCGTAAA ACAGCATGACTACGAAAATTTTCTGGCTACTCTTCTCATGACGCAGACTATCCGGTCCCCTGCACTTGTGCTGAGAGCATTTAACGTAGAAATAGCTCGCATTCAGGACATAACATCCGACTCACAAACTGCTGCATTCAGATTACAATTCTGGCAAGATGCTCTTAGAGGCATCTATAACAAAGAGCAAACACTTCAAAACGTGCCTGCCAATCCTGTAGCACAAGAATTATTTAAG ATTTGTTGCTGCTATGGACTTCAGAGGAGGCATTTGGAGAAACTAATAACATCCAGAAGTAATCTGCTAAAGTCTAAATACTTTAGAAGTTTAGAAGATGTAGAGAGATATGCTGAAGAATCTGTGtcttcaatttattatttaatattaaaagtagctgGTATAAAAGATATGCATGCTGACCATGCTGCATCTCACTTAGGGAAAGCTCAAGGAATTGCCAATATTTTAAG GTCTGTACGTGTATCCAGTCAACACAAAATTGTATCCTTACCGATGGATATACTTATGAAGTATAAAATAAGTCAAGAGAATGTCCTAAGATGTATTGACAATGAAGAAATGAGGAATGCATCATTTGAAATTGCATCGAGGGCAAATAGTCACTtagaaaag GCCAGAAAAATAAATGTTCCTCAGCTTTCAAAGCAGATATTCCTACCAGCCGTTGCTATCCATAAGTATTTAGCAAAACTTGAAAAGAAGAACTTCAACATATTTGACAAGACACTTATGTATGCTAGTCCAACATTACCAATAGCTTTATATTACAACAGAATgcgtaataaatattaa
- the LOC124646083 gene encoding NADH dehydrogenase (ubiquinone) complex I, assembly factor 6 isoform X2 — MTQTIRSPALVLRAFNVEIARIQDITSDSQTAAFRLQFWQDALRGIYNKEQTLQNVPANPVAQELFKICCCYGLQRRHLEKLITSRSNLLKSKYFRSLEDVERYAEESVSSIYYLILKVAGIKDMHADHAASHLGKAQGIANILRSVRVSSQHKIVSLPMDILMKYKISQENVLRCIDNEEMRNASFEIASRANSHLEKARKINVPQLSKQIFLPAVAIHKYLAKLEKKNFNIFDKTLMYASPTLPIALYYNRMRNKY; from the exons ATGACGCAGACTATCCGGTCCCCTGCACTTGTGCTGAGAGCATTTAACGTAGAAATAGCTCGCATTCAGGACATAACATCCGACTCACAAACTGCTGCATTCAGATTACAATTCTGGCAAGATGCTCTTAGAGGCATCTATAACAAAGAGCAAACACTTCAAAACGTGCCTGCCAATCCTGTAGCACAAGAATTATTTAAG ATTTGTTGCTGCTATGGACTTCAGAGGAGGCATTTGGAGAAACTAATAACATCCAGAAGTAATCTGCTAAAGTCTAAATACTTTAGAAGTTTAGAAGATGTAGAGAGATATGCTGAAGAATCTGTGtcttcaatttattatttaatattaaaagtagctgGTATAAAAGATATGCATGCTGACCATGCTGCATCTCACTTAGGGAAAGCTCAAGGAATTGCCAATATTTTAAG GTCTGTACGTGTATCCAGTCAACACAAAATTGTATCCTTACCGATGGATATACTTATGAAGTATAAAATAAGTCAAGAGAATGTCCTAAGATGTATTGACAATGAAGAAATGAGGAATGCATCATTTGAAATTGCATCGAGGGCAAATAGTCACTtagaaaag GCCAGAAAAATAAATGTTCCTCAGCTTTCAAAGCAGATATTCCTACCAGCCGTTGCTATCCATAAGTATTTAGCAAAACTTGAAAAGAAGAACTTCAACATATTTGACAAGACACTTATGTATGCTAGTCCAACATTACCAATAGCTTTATATTACAACAGAATgcgtaataaatattaa
- the LOC124646128 gene encoding tyrosine aminotransferase-like, whose translation MKMSCRLRGHKEWNVRASTLARNTYNPIRDVIETLQIKPNPKKSYIPLSVGDPTAFGNLQPSENIIDAICDIAKQNDSRNYAPTIGHREARQAVAEYSAHQGMVSADDVILCSGCSHAIDITLSVIADAGQNVLIPRPGYLIHKTLGEGLGIVIKYYDLLPDQNWQVDLESLESQIDENTAAIVVNNPSNPCGSVYTREHLKDIVDVASRNRVPIIADEIYEHFVFSDHQFTAISSVSKDVPVLTCSGVTKRFLVPGWRLGWVIIHDRQNIFNKEIRSGLMSMATRILGPNTLMQKALPRILKETPQSFYDDTIRFIESQAKLAYQELKKTPGLRPIMPQGSMYMMIEIKTSLFPKFDNELQFISKMCNEQSVLCIPGKCFNYPNYMRIVLTVPEEILREACVRITQFCEDHMLKKLDNDVVSIVQGEPTRAASKKNFQKNIA comes from the exons ATGAAGATGTCGTGTCGGTTACGGGGTCACAAGGAGTGGAACGTGCGGGCTTCCACTTTAGCCCGCAATACGTATAATCCTATCAGAGATGTCATAGAAACTCTTCAAATAAAACCGAATCCAAAAAAATCATACATCCCGCTTTCAGTGG gcGACCCCACAGCGTTCGGCAATTTACAGCCTTCTGAAAACATAATAGACGCTATATGCGACATTGCTAAACAGAATGACAGTCGGAACTACGCACCTACGATTGGTCACCGGGAGGCGAGGCAAGCAGTGGCGGAGTACAGTGCGCACCAGGGCATGGTGTCagctgatgacgtcatcctcTGCAGCGGATGCTCACATGCCATCGACATCACCCTCAGCGTGATCGCCGACGCTGGACAAAACGTCCTGATACCTCGACCCGGGTACTTGATACACAAAACTCTCGGAGAAGGACTGGGAATCGTTATAAAGTACTACGACTTATTG CCAGACCAAAACTGGCAGGTAGATCTGGAGAGCCTCGAGAGTCAAATAGACGAGAATACAGCCGCGATTGTAGTGAACAATCCTTCAAACCCGTGTGGCTCAGTGTACACCAGAGAGCACCTCAAAGACATCGTTGATGTGGCATCGAGAAATCGCGTGCCGATAATTGCAGACGAAATTTACGAACATTTCGTTTTCTCCGACCACCAATTCACTGCGATATCATCTGTCTCTAAAGATGTACCGGTTTTAACGTGCAGCGGAGTTACGAAAAGATTTTTGGTTCCCGGATGGCGACTGGGGTGGGTGATCATACATGACCgacaaaacattttcaataaagaGATCCGCAGTGGACTGATGAGCATGGCAACTCGAATTTTGGGTCCGAATACATTAATGCAGAAGGCGCTGCCGAGAATTCTTAAAGAAACTCCACAAAGCTTTTATGATGACACGATTCGGTTCATTGAG AGTCAAGCTAAGCTTGCGTACCAGGAGTTAAAGAAAACTCCCGGACTGCGCCCGATCATGCCACAAGGGTCGATGTACATGATGATTGAAATCAAAACTTCGTTATTCCCCAAATTCGACAACGAGctacaatttatttcaaaaatgtgcAATGAGCAGTCTGTCCTATGCATCCCTGGGAAG TGTTTCAACTATCCCAACTACATGCGGATCGTGCTCACGGTGCCTGAAGAGATACTGCGGGAAGCCTGTGTCAGAATCACTCAATTCTGTGAAGACCACATGCTTAAGAAATTGGATAATGACGTTGTGTCTATTGTTCAAGGCGAGCCAACACGAGCGGCATCCAagaaaaacttccaaaaaaatattgcttga
- the LOC124646012 gene encoding tyrosine aminotransferase-like, whose translation MSRRSRGSNTWEVRASTLARNTHNLIRDIVENLQVEPNPEKQLIALSVGDPTTFGNLNPPEQVLQAVRESNEWLSSRSYGPAKGHIEARVAVAEYSAHQGDISPDDVILCSGCSHAIELAITVIADSGQNVLVPRPGFMIYKTVAEGLGINIKYYNLLPDQQWKIDLEDLESQIDDDTAALVVINPSNPCGSVYNKEHLYEILDIAARNHVPIIADEIYEHFVFSNHEFTALSALSTDVPILTCGGLTKRFLVPGWRMGWVIIHDRHDVFGKEVRKGLSNLATRILGPNTLIQRALPAILTCTPQSFFDEVVLFIENQAKLAYNELRCAPGLRPIMPQGAMYMMIEIKLSLFPSFKNELQFVERMVAEQSVFCLPGQCFAYPNFMRIVLTVPEDILQEACKRMIIFCKDHIVSRETLKEIDSNIVTVASDNDVICDGTAQIA comes from the exons ATGTCGCGACGGTCTCGAGGAAGCAACACCTGGGAGGTGCGTGCATCGACGTTGGCTCGCAATACCCATAACCTGATCAGGGATATCGTCGAGAACCTCCAGGTGGAACCGAATCCAGAGAAGCAGCTGATAGCGCTTTCAGTCG GTGACCCAACAACATTTGGCAATCTTAACCCTCCCGAGCAAGTGCTGCAAGCTGTTCGGGAGAGCAATGAATGGCTTAGCAGCCGCAGCTATGGCCCTGCGAAGGGACACATCGAGGCGAGGGTGGCCGTAGCGGAGTACAGTGCCCACCAGGGGGACATATCACCGGACGACGTCATCCTCTGCAGTGGGTGCTCTCATGCTATTGAACTTGCAATCACTGTGATTGCTGATTCAGGACAAAATGTGCTCGTGCCACGGCCAGGATTCATGATATACAAGACAGTAGCTGAAGGATTAGGCATTAATatcaaatattacaatttattg CCAGATCAACAATGGAAGATAGATTTGGAGGATCTAGAGAGCCAAATAGATGACGACACTGCCGCTCTAGTCGTAATAAATCCCTCGAATCCGTGCGGTTCAGTGTACAACAAGGAGCATTTGTACGAGATACTTGACATAGCGGCGAGGAATCACGTGCCCATCATTGCTGATGAAATATACGAGCACTTTGTTTTCTCTAATCATGAATTCACTGCTTTATCAGCACTCTCTACAGACGTCCCAATACTGACATGCGGTGGACTCACCAAGAGGTTTTTGGTGCCAGGTTGGCGTATGGGCTGGGTCATTATTCACGATAGACATGACGTATTTGGAAAGGAAGTTCGTAAAGGCTTATCAAATCTGGCAACTAGAATCTTAGGGCCAAATACCTTAATACAGAGGGCTTTGCCTGCAATATTAACATGTACGCCGCAGAGCTTTTTCGATGAAGTAGTGCTATTTATAGAG AATCAAGCAAAACTGGCTTACAATGAACTACGCTGCGCTCCGGGTTTGCGTCCCATTATGCCACAAGGTGCCATGTACATGATGATTGAAATTAAACTATCATTGTTCCCAAGCTTTAAGAATGAACTGCAGTTCGTTGAACGCATGGTTGCTGAACAGTCAGTCTTCTGTCTACCGGGACAG tgCTTCGCGTATCCAAACTTCATGAGGATTGTGCTAACTGTGCCCGAGGATATTTTGCAAGAAGCTTGCAAGAGGATGATAATCTTCTGCAAAGACCACATCGTATCCAGAGAGACTCTGAAGGAGATAGACAGTAATATAGTAACTGTAGCCAGTGACAACGATGTCATCTGCGATGGAACTGCACAAATTGCTTAG
- the LOC124646013 gene encoding ER membrane protein complex subunit 4 encodes MSQVKSNKKFKWALDFNQKTRTQTTELPSPPGYSQSTNASYTETSRDTDSNLLLIKKLWDVALGPLKQVPMNLFIMYMAGNSISIFPIMMVGMLIVRPVKALFATQSTFKMVEGTQATGQKFVYFIGNIVNILLALYKCQSMGLLPTHSSDWLAFEEPQTRVEHIGGGLSLI; translated from the exons ATGTCCCAAGTTAAATCTAATAAGAAATTCAAATGGGCTTTAGATTTCAAtcaaaa GACGCGCACACAGACAACTGAATTACCATCACCACCAGGTTATAGCCAGTCTACTAACGCAAGTTACACCGAAACTTCCAGAGATACTGATTCCAATTTACTTTTGATCAAAAAGTTATGGGACGTTGCTCTGGGTCCTCTAAAACAAGTTCCAATGAATTTGTTCATAATGTACATGGCTGGAAACTCAATATCCATCTTCCCCATAATGATGGTTGGTATGCTGATTGTGCGGCCTGTGAAGGCTTTGTTTGCTACCCAGAGCACATTCAAAATGGTTGAAGGCACTCAGGCTACAGGACAAAAGTTTGTGTACTTCATTGGAAACATTGTCAACATTTTACTCGCTCTTTATAAATGTCAAAGTATGGGACTTTTGCCTACACACTCCAGTGATTGGCTAGCTTTTGAAGAACCTCAAACAAGAGTTGAGCATATTGGAGGAGGTCTCTCGCTGATATAA